The Labilibaculum sp. sequence CAATAATGGTCATTTTTAATACAAATTAATCTTTTGAACGAGGATGGAAATTTTTAATAGTTTCCTTTAAGTATTCTCTATCCAAATGAGTATAGATTTCTGTAGTAAGAATAGATTCGTGTCCTAACATTTCTTGCACAGCTCTTAAGTCAGCTCCACCTTCAACTAAATGAGAAGCGAAAGAGTGACGGAATGTGTGAGGAGAAACATTTTTCTTCAATCCAACTTTTTTAGATAGATTTTTAATAATAGTAAAAATCATAACACGAGAAAGTTTACGACCTCTTCTGTTCAAGAAAAGAATGTCTTCACTGTCCTTATCGATATTTAATTTTCCACGGTAGCTCTTAAGATAGATTTTGATCTCTTTTTTCGCTTTTTTTCCGATTGGAATTAAACGCTCTTTGTTACCTTTTCCATGAATTTTAATAAAACCCATTCTAAAATGCAGGTTAGATACACGCAAGTCAATTAATTCTGATACACGTAATCCACAAGAATATAGTGTTTCAAGAATTGCTCTGTTTCTTTGACCTTCAGCTTTATTCATGTCAACAGCCTTAACCAAAACATCAATTTCTTCCGTTGTTAAGGTGTCAGGTAGTTTGCGGCCAATTTTTGGAGCCTCTAACAATGCAGTAGGATTCTTTTCAATAATTTCTTCCAGTAATAAGTATTTAAAAAATGCTTTAATACCAGAAATAACACGAGCTTGAGTTCTAGGACTTGTACCTGCATCATTAATCCAGGCAACAAAATCTTTCAAGTGTTGAAGAATAACTTCTTCCGGAGCAACCTCCATGTTCTTTTCTCTAAAGAAGGTTGTCAGTTTTGTAATGTCATTAATATAAGCATCTACTGAGTTCTTGGAAAGATTCTTCTCCAAAGTTAGGTAGGTCTTAAAATTTTCAATTGTTGTTGTCCATTTCATTTTATTCAGTTTTTAGTATGTAGTTTAGTTGTAAGTAATACCATTTTATTATTAGTTTTACTCAAGTACTAATAATATACGAATTCTTTATGATAAAACTTGTCTGCAATTTAAAAAAATATTACGTAAGCTGACAATTTTTTTTACACTTCTTTATGTTTAACCTTAAAATACTTTGACAAGATGAATTTTTTAATCATTAATGGTCCCAACTTAAATTTGCTCGGAACCCGTGAAAAATCTATATATGGAGAGGTTTCCTTCGAAACTTATTTTGAACAGCTACAGGTGTTATATAGTAAAATTAAACTCGAATATTACCAGTCTAACATCGAGGGGGAATTGATAAATGAATTACATCGTGTAGGTTTTAGTTATGATGGAATTGTTCTCAATGCAGGAGCATACACTCATACCTCTCTTGCCCTTGCTGATGCTATATCTGCTGTAAATACACCGGTTGTGGAAGTTCACATTTCTAATGTACATAAAAGAGAGTGTGTAAGGCATTCTACCATGATCGGGAAGGCTTGTTTAGGTACTATTTCAGGTTTCGGAATGGATTCATATCGATTAGGAATCGAGGGGTTATTAAATTATTGTGACAAAAGGTAATATTTTTTTGATAAATGATTTTTTTTTGTATGTTTTATATTATGGGTAAGTAGTTGATGGCTTATTAAATTGGTTTTGAGAAATTGAGTATCTTTGCCATGCCAAAACTAAAATTGAAAGAGTTACTCGATGAAGAAGCACACGAAAATTATTGCTACTATTTCCGACAAAAAATGTGATGTCGAATTTTTGACAGAGTTGTTTGAAGAAGGAATGAACGTAGTTCGACTAAACACGGCTCATCAGACTCATGATGATGCTATGAAGGTTATTGAGAATGTACGAAAAGTATCTGATAGGATTGCTTTGCTCGTAGATACTAAAGGACCTGAGATTAGAACTGTTGATGTTAATGATGAAATTCACCTTAAAAAGGGCGATTTAATTAAGATGAAAGGGAACGACAACCTTCCTTGCACAGAGTTGTGCATAAAGGTTAGTTATGAGGATTTTGTAAAAGATCTTGAAATCGGAAAGAAAATATTAATTGATGATGGTGAATTAGAATTGTTAGTAGTTGATAAGGATGAGCAATTTTTGACCGTGGAAGCACAAAATGCAGGACCCGTTAAAAATCGCAAGAGTATAAATGTTCCTGGTGTATCAATCAATTTGCCATCTTTGAGTCCTAAGGATATTGAATTTATCCATTTTGCGATTGCTCAGGATATTGATTTTATTGCTCATTCATTTGTTCGTAACAAACATGATGTTCTTCAAATTCAAGGAATTCTTGATCAGCAAAATTCAGGGATCAAAATTATTGCAAAAATTGAAAATCAGGAAGGGGTTGACCATATTGATGAAATATTGGAACATGTATATGGTATCATGGTTGCCAGAGGTGATTTAGCTATTGAGATTCCTGCCCAAAAAATTCCTGTAATTCAACGAAAAATTATTCGCAAATGTATTGAGAGAAAGAAGCCTGTAATTATTGCCACACAAATGCTTCACTCAATGATTAATAATCCAAGACCAACAAGAGCAGAAGTTAGTGATATTGCCAATGCCATTTACAATAGAACCGATGCTATCATGTTAAGTGGTGAAACTGCTTATGGAGATTATCCTGTTGAAGCGGTTCGGGTAATGAAATCGGTAGCAATTGAAGTTGAAAAGGAGCTTTATCCAGATACAAAACAGAATTTTGTGAGAAGTAATCATGAACTTTCAGCTATTCTAGCTCGATCTGCAGTAAAAGCATCGCAATTATTACCGGTTAAAGCAATTGTAACCGATACTCTAACAGGTCGGACAGGAAGATATTTATCTGCTTATAGAGGAACACTTCCAGTTTATGCATTGTGCTATTCGAAGCGTGTAATGAGAGAATTAGCTCTTTCGTATGGCGTTGAAGCGAGTTATCGTAAATTGCTTGTTAGTCGTGATGAGTATGTAAAGCAAACCATGTTTTCCCTAATGGATCAGGGATGTTTTAAAAGCGAGGATATGGTTATTATTATAGGTGGTAGTTTTGGTCCTTCCAAAGGAGTATCATTTATGGAGATCAGTGTTGTTGATCAATTAACTCATAAAGTGTAAAGATATATTCAGAAAAAAAATGC is a genomic window containing:
- the xerD gene encoding site-specific tyrosine recombinase XerD translates to MKWTTTIENFKTYLTLEKNLSKNSVDAYINDITKLTTFFREKNMEVAPEEVILQHLKDFVAWINDAGTSPRTQARVISGIKAFFKYLLLEEIIEKNPTALLEAPKIGRKLPDTLTTEEIDVLVKAVDMNKAEGQRNRAILETLYSCGLRVSELIDLRVSNLHFRMGFIKIHGKGNKERLIPIGKKAKKEIKIYLKSYRGKLNIDKDSEDILFLNRRGRKLSRVMIFTIIKNLSKKVGLKKNVSPHTFRHSFASHLVEGGADLRAVQEMLGHESILTTEIYTHLDREYLKETIKNFHPRSKD
- a CDS encoding type II 3-dehydroquinate dehydratase, translated to MNFLIINGPNLNLLGTREKSIYGEVSFETYFEQLQVLYSKIKLEYYQSNIEGELINELHRVGFSYDGIVLNAGAYTHTSLALADAISAVNTPVVEVHISNVHKRECVRHSTMIGKACLGTISGFGMDSYRLGIEGLLNYCDKR
- the pyk gene encoding pyruvate kinase, which produces MKKHTKIIATISDKKCDVEFLTELFEEGMNVVRLNTAHQTHDDAMKVIENVRKVSDRIALLVDTKGPEIRTVDVNDEIHLKKGDLIKMKGNDNLPCTELCIKVSYEDFVKDLEIGKKILIDDGELELLVVDKDEQFLTVEAQNAGPVKNRKSINVPGVSINLPSLSPKDIEFIHFAIAQDIDFIAHSFVRNKHDVLQIQGILDQQNSGIKIIAKIENQEGVDHIDEILEHVYGIMVARGDLAIEIPAQKIPVIQRKIIRKCIERKKPVIIATQMLHSMINNPRPTRAEVSDIANAIYNRTDAIMLSGETAYGDYPVEAVRVMKSVAIEVEKELYPDTKQNFVRSNHELSAILARSAVKASQLLPVKAIVTDTLTGRTGRYLSAYRGTLPVYALCYSKRVMRELALSYGVEASYRKLLVSRDEYVKQTMFSLMDQGCFKSEDMVIIIGGSFGPSKGVSFMEISVVDQLTHKV